In the Cryptococcus neoformans var. neoformans JEC21 chromosome 1, complete sequence genome, one interval contains:
- a CDS encoding HMG1, putative — protein MQSTNAPVNGGVSQQWQSAMQGMYSGAQQRPTSNSKPYNAPDANGMPAKKDDANQSMYSVNTENGYPAYQQQGYGTLGGLGQYGYNSAGLGGLSAAYGGATSSTAGATNGRRTSGQRMMTPPPHPSSVATNTSPSARYYTGQEGEAGRHASPYQPASAPPQILSHQFNAMTNSPQTAQGYPQYQYNQQSHQQNPTQWAGYPTYGQSQAQARNNMSGRLSTTPAIPQNSALGDSSARQQPTSMYDYTTHALQQWPASDLSKVPSAHQNSWQNAQSLSRLTQAQSPALGQTQPSSASQPTSSTSSTQNASPAVPQSGWQGYPSIPSIPPHTLGGGHLMSGQPYGWGHTQQWGGYYGAQQPSQAPQGTPAHRPPLNNFPTGSTSSAPAESLPTGRKRMSKDKGKTAKEKEENRSHFEDYHGLGKRSAEAVVEEIPGEDKKESKKKKGKEEKEKPVPKAKSHLHPPKQAPSSWQLFFADELAKAKAAEPESRSPGGTSHPQKLNVAQIAKEAGVAYANLSEERKKYYAERVKEHREIYAKELAAWQATLTPEDIRAENAFRAQQRKEGKSRKGNIKDPNAPKKPLSAYFLFLKAIRENSDIRAQVWGTEAETTKQSVMAAEKWRSLTDDEKRPYLEQAEHDKQTYETARKQYEEDSAARARGEDVPIRAVEAPASPPKPPASILRSIHGGQAPVTKSSPSVTDSAPHPAPHSDLEPGITSLGKSPSPNPPSEPSLAQFHTSPRSVPHYDPSLEVDDFQGFSDPLNMDLSGLDGIDVGSMEVGAGGDSEQPWDELQKLIGTEDVYSSAKLQPAAHIVPDASTAARVAPASGFESTDISVAPSYAEAKNETQQETSLNGTPEGNGNESKVRHIAEAAEGELAVLPALGENTAQKNQGGLEVMVGAGEARRHNKNLSTESGQAAADAPVVDGV, from the exons ATGCAAAGCACCAACGCGCCTGTTAACGGTGGTGTTTCCCAACAGTGGCAG TCGGCCATGCAGGGCATGTACTCAGGTGCCCAGCAGAGGCCCACATCCAATTCGAAGCCCTATAACGCGCCGGATGCTAATGGTATGCCCGCCAAGAAGGACGATGCGAATCAATCCATGTACTCTGTCAACACAGAAAATGGCTATCCCGCGTATCAGCAACAAGGGTATGGCACGCTTGGAGGCTTAGGACAATATGGATACAATAGTGCTGGACTGGG CGGCCTGTCAGCAGCATATGGTGGAgcaacatcatcaacagCTGGTGCGACCAATGGACGCAGAACATCTGGccagaggatgatgacccCGCCTCCTCACCCCTCTTCAGTTGCAACAAACACCTCTCCATCTGCTCGATATTACACTGGTCAAGAAGGTGAGGCAGGCCGTCATGCTTCGCCCTATCAGCCCGCTTCCGCACCCCCTCAGATCCTCTCTCATCAGTTCAACGCCATGACCAATTCACCTCAAACAGCCCAAGGTTACCCCCAATATCAGTACAATCAACAGTCGCATCAACAAAATCCAACCCAATGGGCGGGATATCCTACGTACGGTCAGTCACAGGCCCAAGCTCGTAATAATATGTCCGGACGATTGAGCACGACACCGGCCATCCCACAAAACAGTGCGCTGGGCGACAGTTCAGCTCGACAGCAGCCTACCTCGATGTACGATTACACCACCCACGCCCTTCAACAATGGCCCGCCTCTGATCTGTCAAAGGTGCCGAGCGCTCACCAGAACTCATGGCAGAACGCCCAGTCCTTGTCAAGACTGACACAGGCTCAATCACCAGCCCTTGGTCAAACGCAACCATCATCCGCTTCTCAACCCACTTCATCGACATCATCCACACAAAATGCGTCACCCGCTGTCCCTCAAAGCGGCTGGCAAGGATACCCCTCTATCCCTAGCATACCTCCGCATACACTAGGTGGAGGACATTTGATGAGTGGGCAACCGTACGGCTGGGGACACACCCAACAATGGGGTGGTTATTATGGCGCTCAACAACCATCCCAGGCGCCTCAAGGGACCCCGGCTCATCGACCTCCGTTGAATAACTTTCCAACTGGCAGCACCAGCTCTGCGCCTGCAGAGTCTCTCCCTACTGGgcgaaagaggatgagcaaGGATAAAGGCAAAACGgccaaggaaaaggaggaaaacaGAAGTCATTTCGAAGATTATCATGGGTTGGGTAAGCGTTCTGCAGAAGCCGTGGTTGAGGAGATACCTGGGGAAGATAAGAAagagagcaagaagaagaagggtaaggaagaaaaggagaagccGGTTCCCAAAGCCAAGTCTCATCTGCATCCACCAAAACAAGCACCCTCCTCGTGGCAACTCTTTTTCGCCGATGAACTtgccaaagccaaagcaGCTGAACCCGAGTCAAGATCCCCAGGCGGTACTTCACATCCACAAAAACTTAATGTCGCACAGATAGCTAAAGAGGCTGGCGTGGCATATGCGAACCTCAgtgaggaaaggaaaaaataTTATGCTGAGCGCGTCAAGGAGCATAGAGAGATTTACGCGAAGGAGTTGGCGGCTTGGCAAGCAACACTAACTCCTGAGGACATTCGTGCTGAGAACGCGTTCAGAGCCCagcaaaggaaagaaggaaagtcGCGCAAGGGAAATATCAAAGATCCGAACGCGCCAAAGAAACCCCTCAGTGCctattttttatttttgaAGGCTATTAGAGAGAACAGCGATATCAGAGCTCAAGTTTGGGGAACCGAGGCTGAGACTACTAAGCAAAGCGTTATGGCGGCTGAGAAGTGGAGAAGTTTAACTGATGACGAAAAGAGA CCTTACCTCGAACAAGCTGAACATGATAAGCAAACCTACGAGACTGCTCGTAAGCAGTACGAGGAAGATTCTGCTGCTCGCGCTCGAGGTGAAGACGTTCCCATTAGGGCTGTGGAAGCACCCGCTTCGCCGCCTAAGCCTCCTGCATCTATCTTGAGATCTATCCACGGAGGACAAGCACCGGTTACCAAGTCATCACCTTCTGTGACAGATTCTGCACCTCATCCTGCGCCTCATTCAGACCTCGAACCAGGCATCACCTCTCTGGGCAAGTCACCCTCACCCAACCCTCCCTCTGAACCTAGTCTTGCCCAGTTTCACACTTCACCTCGCTCTGTCCCTCATTATGACCCCTCACTCGAGGTGGATGATTTCCAAGGATTCTCTGATCCTCTTAACATGGATCTGTCGGGTTTGGACGGCATAGATGTTGGGTCTATGGAAGTAGGTGCTGGTGGCGATAGTGAACAACCGTGGGATGAGCTGCAAAAGCTCATAGGCACAGAAGATGTGTATAGTTCAGCAAAGCTTCAGCCTGCAGCGCATATCGTACCTGACGCTTCAACCGCAGCAAGAGTCGCCCCTGCTTCTGGATTTGAAAGCACTGACATTTCAGTTGCGCCATCCTATGCTGAAGCTAAGAACGAGACACAGCAAGAGACTTCCTTGAATGGGACCCCTGAGGGGAACGGGAATGAGTCAAAGGTACGCCATATTGCAGAGGCAGCGGAGGGCGAGTTGGCTGTGCTTCCAGCTCTAGGCGAAAATACCGCCCAGAAGAACCAAGGGGGTTTAGAGGTCATGGTTGGAGCAGGGGAAGCCCGAAGACATAATAAAAACTTGTCAACTGAATCAGGACAGGCGGCTGCCGACGCTCCAGTGGTTGATGGGGTGTAA
- a CDS encoding t-complex protein 1, beta subunit (tcp-1-beta), putative, which translates to MNVFADEATEERGENARLSSFVGAMALGDLVKSTLGPKGMNKILQSASNSTITVTNDGATILKSIHLDNPAAKILVNISKVQDDEVGDGTTSVCVLASELLREAEKLVTVQKIHPQTVAEGYRIASRAALQALEASAVDNKNDNAKFREDLFNIARTTLSSKVLAQDKDYFANLAVDAVLRLKGSTDLEHIQIIKKVGGKLTDSYLDEGFILDKTIATNSPKRIENAKILIANTSMDTDKIKIFGARVRVDGTGKLAELERAEKEKMKAKVQAIASHGITCFVNRQLIYNYPESLLAEAGIMSIEHADFEGVERLALVTGGDIASTFDAPEKVKIGRCDVIEEIMIGEDKLIKFSGVAAGEACTVVLRGATSQMVEEAERSLHDALSVLSQTVKETRVTLGGGCAEMLMSCQVEEAARTVKGKKALAVEGFARALRQMPTIIADNGGYDSSDLVTKLRAAHYEGQSDAGLDMDKGEIGSMRQLGITESFKLKKQVVVSASEAAEMILRVDNILRSAPRRREAH; encoded by the exons ATGAACGTATTCGCGGACGAG GCTACTGAAGAAAGGGGCGAAAACGCTCGTCTCTCATCCTTCGTTGGTGCCATGGCCTTGGGTGACTTGGTCAAATCAACTTTGGGACCTAAAGGCATGAACAAAATCTTAC AATCCGCTTCTAACAGTACCATCACCGTCACCAACGATGGTGCCACAATTCTCAAATCGATCCATCTTGACAATCCCGCCGCCAAAATCCTTGTCAACATTTCCAAAGttcaagatgatgaagtcGGCGACGGCACCACCTCTGTCTGTGTACTTGCTTCTGAACTCTTGCGTGAAGCGGAAAAGCTGGTCACTGTTCAAAAAATTCACCCTCAAACAGTTGCCGAAGGCTACCGAATTGCCAGTAGGGCGGCCCTCCAAGCGCTCGAGGCGTCTGCTGTAGACAACAAGAACGACAACGCCAAGTTCAGGGAGGATCTGTTCAACATTGCTAGAACAACTTTGAGTAGTAAGGTACTGGCACAGGACAAAGATTACTTTGCAAATCTCGCCGTGGATGCTGtgttgaggttgaaggGATCTACAGATTTGGAGCATATCCAAATTATCAAGAAAGTCGGAGGGAAGTTGACAGACTCTTATTTGGATGAGGGATTCATCCTAGACAAGACTATCGCTACCAATTCTCCTAAGCGAATAGAAAATGCCAAGATTTTGATCGCCAACACCT CTATGGACACTGATAAGATCAAAATTTTTGGTGCGAGAGTGCGAGTAGACGGTACTGGGAAGCTTGCCGAGCTCGAGCGTGCCGAAAAG gagaagatgaaagcCAAGGTCCAGGCCATTGCATCCCATGGTATCACCTGTTTCGTTAATCGACAGCTTATCTACAACTACCCTgaatctcttcttgctgagGCCGGTATCATGTCCATTGAGCACGCGGACTTTGAAGGTGTCGAGAGATTGGCCCTTGTCACTGGAGGTGACATTGCCTCCACTTTTGATGCCCCCGAAAAGGTCAAAATTGGTCGATGTGACGTTATCGAGGAGATTATGATTGGTGAGGACAAACTCATCAAATTCTCTGGTGTTGCCGCCGGTGAGGCCTGTACTGTCGTCCTTCGTGGCGCCACCTCGCAAATGGTCGAGGAAGCCGAGCGATCTTTGCATGATGCCCTTTCTGTCCTTTCTCAAACTGTCAAGGAGACTCGTGTCACCCTTGGTGGTGGTTGTGCTGAGATGCTCATGTCTTGCCaggttgaagaggctgCTCGGACTGTCAAGGGTAAGAAAGCCCTTGCAGTCGAAGGGTTCGCCAGGGCTCTCAGGCAGATGCCTACCATTATTGCCGACAACGGTGGTTATGACTCAAGTGATTTGGTGACCAAGTTAAGAGCCGCGCACTATGAGGGACAGTCTGATGCTGGCTTGGATATGGACAAGGGCGAAATTGGGTCTATGAGACAATTGGGAATCACAGAATCTTtcaagttgaagaagcaggtTGTAGTCAGTGCGAGCGAGGCAGCGGAGATGATTTTGCG TGTGGATAACATCCTGCGCAGTGCCCCAAGACGGCGAGAGGCTCACTAG
- a CDS encoding vacuolar ATP synthase subunit d, putative, whose amino-acid sequence MEALGFNMSSGYLEGVVRGYKGALLTQSNYHNLTQCENLEDFRLQLSSTDYGSFLANEPLPLSTSTIADKATEKLVAEFHYLRTNAVEPLATFMDYITYAYMIDNVILLTLGTLHERDTHELLERCHPLGVFDTMPALCVATNVEELYHSVLVETPLAPYFQDCLSAQDLDDLNIEIIRNSLYKSYLEDFHKFCQTLPAPTSEIMSRILAFEADRRTLNITINSFGTELSKEQRARLFPSIGRLFPEGNNALARADDIDAVVAAVDHIAEYKAFFDKAGVTSGGGAGTDEASSSLEDEFFKHDVDLNKQSFLQQFQYAVFYSFVKLKEQEVRNLTWIAECIAQDAKDRVNDYIPVF is encoded by the exons ATGGAGGCTCTCGGCTTCAAT ATGTCCTCTGGTTACCTCGAGGGTGTGGTCAGAGGGTACAAAGGAGCGTTGCTCACCCAATCCAACTACCACAACTTGACACAGTGCGAGAACCTTGAGG ACTTTCGACTCCAGCTCTCTTCTACCGACTATGGTAGCTTCCTGGCCAACGAGCCTCTCCCCTTATCAACCTCCACCATTGCGGACAAGGCTACTGAAAAACTCGTGGCTGAGTTCCACTACCTTCGGACTAATGCCGTTGAGCCCCTGGCGACTTTTATGGACTACATCACCTATGCGTATATGATTGATAACGTTATCTTGCTTACGCTCGGGACGTTGCATGAACGAGATACGCACGAGTTGTTAGAAAGATGCCATCCCCTGGGAGTTTTCGACACTATGCCGGCATTGTGCGTAGCCACCAATGTGGAAGAGCTGTATCACAGCGTGCTTGTAGAGACTCCATTGG CACCCTACTTCCAAGACTGTCTATCAGCGCAAGATCTTGATGACCTCAACATTGAGATTATCCGTAACTCCTTGTACAAATCCTATCTCGAGGATTTCCACAAATTCTGCCAGACCCTTCCGGCTCCCACTTCTGAGATCATGTCCCGTATCCTTGCTTTTGAAGCCGACCGACGTACACTCAACATTACCATCAACTCCTTTGGTACCGAGCTCTCCAAAGAGCAGCGAGCGAGGTTGTTCCCCTCTATCGGCCGCCTCTTCCCCGAAGGGAACAATGCGCTTGCCAGAGCGGATGATATCGATGCAGTAGTTGCTGCCGTCGACCATATTGCCGAGTACAAAGCCTTCTTTGACAAGGCGGGCGTCACTTCTGGCGGCGGCGCCGGTACGGATGAGGCGAGTTCGAGCTTGGAAGACGAGTTCTTCAAACATGATGTGGATTTGAACAAGCAGAGCTTCTTACAGCAATTCCAGTACGCCGTGTTTTATAGCTTTGTGAAGCTCAAGGAGCAGGAAGTGAGGAATTTGACATGGATTGCAGAGTGCATAGCGCAAGATGCGAAGGATCGTGTGAATGATTATATACCAGTATTCTAG
- a CDS encoding art-4 protein, putative → MVLSYSAIAKPTADTPKVISMTASKQVFPEAFEALPAPAAEESQELESQPEALAQASSSTIEAPISSEDRKVIQHLILDAGPLLSLTPLRHLATSFHTTPMVLAELRDPKAREHWERLALTGVNVKVESPTAEAMAQVTAFAKKTGDFAVLSQTDLSVAALTYQYEVMVNGVKRIRTEPPQAKKPSAKGKEKEKDTKQAEKKDEEVQENKNEKEGKPEEEDVEVEEAIQSLSQIIIEPSTKSELSVNDVSTTNRSHTQTSVPASAHAEDPESEGEWINPTNLSTHRSRDLGLITPSGSTAKPPAVACMTGDYAVQNILLGMRLGLVGEGGKKIGKVKSWVLRCHACFKVCKDPSKRFCPSCGNATLLRTSVSTSAKTGEQRVHLKQNFQYRTRGTIYSIPDPKMGRAKGQQKGGSGLILREDQREWQDAMRGDRIKKEKEERKAAKGALEGWNDPDWLPEMITVGMSGKGRSGGHNMPSIGHGRKNPNQAKRRR, encoded by the exons ATGGTTCTCTCATATAGCGCCATCGCAAAACCCACAGCGGACACTCCCAAGGTAATCTCAATGACTGCCTCCAAACAAGTCTTCCCCGAAGCTTTTGAGGCATTACCGGCTCCTGCCGCTGAAGAGTCTCAAGAGCTAGAATCTCAACCCGAAGCTCTTGCACAGGCGTCCAGTTCTACCATCGAGGCCCCTATTTCGAGCGAAGACCGAAAAGTCATTCAGCATTTGATCCTTGATGCTGGACCTCTGTTGTCTTTGACGCCGCTTCGCCATCTCGCTACGAGCTTCCATACGACCCCGATGGTTCTTGCGGAACTGAGAGATCCTAAAGCTAGGGAGCATTGGGAGAGGCTTGCGTTGACTGGGGTCAATGTCAAGGTCGAGTCACCTACTGCTGAAGCCATGGCCCAGG TCACTGCTTTTGCGAAGAAGACTGGTGACTTTGCGGTACTTTCACAAACTGATTTGTCCGTTGCCGCTTTGACTTATCAGTATGAAGTGATGGTGAACGGTGTCAAGAGGATTAGGACTGAGCCCCCTCAAGCGAAGAAGCCTAGTGccaaggggaaggagaaggagaaggacacCAAGCAGGcggaaaagaaagatgaggaggtCCAAGAGAACAAAAacgaaaaggaaggaaagcccgaggaggaggatgttgaagtggaagaggcgaTTCAGTCTTTGAGCCAAATTATTATTGAACCTTCAACGAAAAGCGAGCTTTCAGTAAATGATGTTTCCACCACCAACCGGTCCCATACCCAGACCTCAGTCCCAGCTTCTGCCCATGCAGAGGATCCTGAATCCGAGGGCGAATGGATCAACCCCACAAATCTCAGCACCCATCGGTCTCGAGATCTGGGTCTTATCACTCCTTCTGGATCAACAGCCAAGCCTCCGGCCGTTGCATGTATGACCGGTGATTATGCTGTGCAGAATATATTGTTGGGAATGCGATTGGGATTGGTTGGCGAAGGCGGTAAAAAGATTGGAAAGGTGAAGAGTTGGGTATTAAGATGCCATGCCTGTTTTAA AGTTTGCAAGGATCCTAGCAAACGATTCTGTCCATCATGCGGCAATGCTACGCTTCTTCGTACTTCCGTTTCAACATCCGCTAAAACTGGTGAACAAAGAGTGCATCTCAAGCAGAACTTCCAATACCGCACTAGAGGTACCATCTATTCCATCCCGGACCCTAAGATGGGCAGAGCCAAGGGTCAGCAAAAGGGGGGAAGCGGCTTAATTTTGAGAGAAGATCAGAGGGAATGGCAGGATGCAATGAGGGGAGATAGAAttaaaaaggagaaagaagaaaggaaggcggCTAAGGGCGCTTTGGAAGGTTGGAATGACCCTGAC TGGTTGCCCGAGATGATCACAGTAGGTATGTCCGGAAAGGGTCGCTCTGGTGGACATAACATGCCTTCAATTGGCCACGGGCGTAAGAACCCTAACCAAGCAAAGAGACGACGATGA
- a CDS encoding 3-isopropylmalate dehydrogenase, putative translates to MADKTFKITVLPGDGIGPEVVAEAVRVLETIVNHSDLKLDLKSYDFGGAAIDNHGVPLPDETLKACKEADAVLMGSVGGPKWGVGPVRPEQGILKLRKELGLYANIRPANFASESLLKRSPLKEDTARGTDIIVLRELIGGIYFGERQETNDEGVAWDQCIYSKPEIERITRVAAQIALAAEPPLPITSVDKANVLATSRLWRKTVSELMAKEYPQLKLEHQLVDSAAMIMIANPRKLNGVLLTENMFGDILSDESSVIPGSLGLLPSASLAGAPDAKSTTMGLYEPIHGSAPDIAGQGIANPIGTILSAAMMLRYSLGKGREAALIEQAVQKVLDSAESGGFDYRTKDLGGQRSTKEVGDKVVEVLKGLLGA, encoded by the exons ATGGCCGACAAGAC CTTTAAGATCACTGTTCTCCCTGGTGACGGTATCG GCCCCGAGGTTGTTGCCGAAGCTGTCCGAGTTCTCGAGACTATTGTCAATCATTCTGATCTCAAGCTTGATCTCAAATCATACGACTTCGGTGGCGCCGCCATTGATAACCATGGAGTTCCCCTTCCTGACGAGACCCTCAAGGCTTGTAAGGAGGCCGATGCCGTTTTGATGG GTTCCGTCGGTGGTCCCAAATGGGGTGTTGGTCCTGTCCGTCCCGAGCAGGGTATCCTCAAGCTCCGAAAGGAGCTTGGCCTTTATGCCAACATCCGTCCCGCCAATTTTGCTTCCGAGAGCTTGCTCAAACGGTCTCCTTTGAAGGAAGACACTGCCAGGGGTACCGACATTATTGTTCTCCGTGAGCTGATCGGCGGTATCT ACTTTGGTGAGCGACAGGAGACCAATGATGAGGGTGTCGCCTGGGATCAATGTATTTACTCCAAGCCTGAAATTGAACGTATTACGAGAGTCGCTGCTCAGATCGCTCTGGCTGCCgaacctcctctccccatTACTTCAGTCGACAAGGCCAATGTTCTTGCTACTTCTCGACTCTGGCGAAAGACAGTCTCTGAGCTCATGGCCAAGGAGTATCCTCAGCTCAAACTTGAGCACCAGCTCGTCGATTCTGCCGCCATGATCATGATCGCCAACCCCAGGAAGCTTAACGGTGTCCTCTTAACTGAGAATATGTTTGGTGACAT TCTTTCTGACGAAAGCTCCGTCATCCCCGGCTCCCTTGGTCTCCTCCCTTCTGCGTCTCTCGCCGGTGCCCCCGACGCTAAGTCTACCACCATGGGTCTCTATGAGCC TATCCACGGTTCCGCTCCTGACATTGCCGGTCAAGGCATCGCCAATCCCATCGGTACCATCCTCTCCGCCGCCATGATGCTCCGGTACTCTCTCGGTAAGGGCAGAGAAGCCGCCCTCATCGAACAGGCTGTGCAGAAGGTTCTTGACAGTGCCGAATCCGGCGGTTTCGACTATCGAACGAAGGATTTGGGTGGCCAGAGGAGCACGAAGGAGGTGGGTGATAAAGTTGTCGAGGTGTTGAAGGGTCTTTTGGGTGCTTAA
- a CDS encoding cytoplasm protein, putative gives MTCTIHPSLPETDTHKDYARFYFDTTNVPDKRIVGLLACQRDPLLRILRTKVHAAREADITSPPPPKGKAKQKKGAAFTSEQNVALKEESKGKLWEVELLDTIIFPEGGGQPSDTGVMRLLDPNGGVSHTFPIEMCLRRKLDSVHLIRIPSGIEIDLREGREVEVEADWDRRIDQMSIHTSQHLLSAILETHLSLPTLSWSMQPYPSIEPAYVELPRALTPEEAMGIERLCGEAIKQCKKIWVDFTIQGDDVGKENIGAGSVGTREMRGLPKDYDGGVIRHINIQDTDRNACCGTQSPNTSLLSLLHVIPPTLSNSSKPSPTKLYFLSGPRAILALQQASRTLSAAAKAVGYGRADLVERLERAEVARKDTADSLKGLRTELAKLVGEQAVKAGKEGKSVTLVEREEKGTHDFDWLGLVGATYLESFSASGQNTDGKTPPSPLIILTSSITPASTTSQTLLLIQSPDNDLAKYVNEKIKTALAGRVKGGGARGRYMSKIDGKWGKIEKDALAKVIDDLRADRV, from the exons ATGACCTGTACtatccatccttctcttccagaGACGGATACGCATAAGGATTACGCTCGATTTTACTTTGATACGACCAATGTGCCCGATAAACGTATCGTCGGTCTGTTGGCATGTCAGC GTGACCCACTTCTCCGCATCCTTCGAACGAAAGTGCATGCTGCTCGGGAGGCCGACATAACCTCACCTCCGCCTCCCAAGGGCAAGGCgaagcaaaagaagggTGCTGCTTTTACTTCCGAACAGAATGTGGCTTTaaaagaagagagcaaGGGTAAGCTGTGGGAGGTTGAGTTGCTCGACACTATCATATTTCCCGAAG GAGGAGGTCAACCTTCAGACACTGGTGTCATGCGCCTTTTAGATCCTAATGGGGGTGTCAGCCACACATTTCCCATTGAAATGTGTTTGCGTCGGAAGCTCGACAGTGTCCACCTTATCAGGATCCCTTCTGGTATAGAAATAGACTTGCGGGAAGGCAGGGAAGTCGAGGTCGAAGCCGATTGGGATAGGAGAATAGATCAA ATGTCTATCCATACCTCGCAACACCTCTTGTCTGCCATCCTTGAAACCCATCTTTCACTCCCCACTCTCTCTTGGTCCATGCAACCCTACCCATCCATTGAACCGGCTTACGTTGAGCTGCCCAGAGCGCTTACACCCGAAGAAGCAATGGGGATTGAGCGTCTCTGTGGAGAAGCCATTAAACAATGCAAAAAAATTTGGGTGGATTTTACTATTCAAGGTGACGATGTTGGGAAAGAAAACATCGGCGCGGGGTCAGTCGGTacaagagagatgagaggCTTGCCCAAGGATTACGACGGT GGCGTCATTCGACACATCAACATTCAGGACACTGATCGTAACGCCTGCTGTGGTACTCAGTCTCCAAACACATCTCTTCTATCACTCCTACATGTCATTCCCCCAACTCTTTCCAACTCGTCGAAGCCGTCTCCAACTAAGCTTTACTTCTTGTCTGGCCCCCGAGCCATCCTCGCTTTGCAACAGGCATCTCGCACCCTTTCTGCTGCGGCAAAGGCGGTCGGATACGGCAGAGCTGACCTGGTGGAGAGGCTTGAGAGAGCAGAAGTAGCCAGGAAGGATACGGCGGACAGCCTTAAAGGCTTAAGAACAGAGCTGGCCAAGCTCGTCGGCGAACAGGCCGTCAAGgcaggaaaagaagggaaatcAGTTACACTAGTCGAGCGCGAAGAGAAGGGCACTCATGACTTTGACTGGCTAGGTCTGGTAGGCGCAACATATCTCGAGTCCTTTAGCGCTTCTGGGCAGAATACAGACGGAAAAACGCCCCCTAGCCCACTCATCATCCTGACTTCCTCCATTACGCCTGCCTCTACTACCAGCCAGACACTCCTTCTGATCCAATCACCAGACAATGACCTGGCCAAGTACGTCAATGAGAAAATCAAGACAGCTCTTGCAGGGAGGGTAaagggtggtggtgctAGAGGAAGGTACATGAGCAAGATCGACGGCAAATGGGGCAAAATAGAAAAAGACGCTTTGGCGAAGGTCATCGACGATCTGAGAGCTGACAGGGTCTGA